In the genome of Ignavibacteriales bacterium, one region contains:
- a CDS encoding FHA domain-containing protein, protein MKNTQLSSSQNSDNKIVKVKIERGDSAQKEYFFSSTFSIGRSDDCSIKIEHGVVSRVHLEVVFDNQSWWLVDKHSSNGTFINGKKIEKEELKDASTVALGTDGPILHFTFEQSTQPVKEEPVPVQQKDDPSLTRYIKHYFDESGDDSNAGEHTKLMREAFKVVKKKQTTRYKKYLIIVGVIAVLFGAYAIYQQLKENKQKDLAENIFYDMKTLDLEISVLKEKLASTGDPEIIKALEKFDERRQQLRKNYEQLVADLGIYNLSEDEKIIVHIARLFGECELTIPKAFIDEVKIYINKWKQSKRLINALTRAKENGYVPVVVSYFAREQLPPQFFFLALQESDFREQIVGPSTRYGYAKGIWQFIPQTAQRYGLKIGPLSHQQVYDPGDERFNFPKATSAAAQYIKYIYNTDAQASGLLVMASYNWGERNIINLIRTMPENPRDRNFWNLLIKYREKIPDETYNYVFYIFSAAVICENPKIFGFDFENPLKEALQILDK, encoded by the coding sequence ATGAAAAACACTCAACTTTCCTCCTCTCAAAACTCGGATAATAAAATTGTCAAAGTAAAAATTGAAAGAGGAGATTCCGCACAAAAAGAGTATTTCTTCAGTTCAACTTTCTCCATTGGCCGCTCGGATGATTGTTCAATAAAAATTGAGCACGGTGTTGTAAGCAGGGTTCATCTTGAAGTTGTATTTGATAATCAGTCGTGGTGGCTTGTTGATAAGCACAGCAGTAACGGGACTTTTATTAATGGAAAAAAGATTGAGAAAGAGGAATTAAAAGATGCTTCAACCGTTGCGCTTGGCACAGACGGACCAATCCTTCATTTTACATTTGAACAGTCCACCCAACCGGTAAAAGAAGAACCTGTTCCTGTTCAGCAAAAAGATGATCCATCATTAACAAGATATATCAAACATTACTTTGATGAATCTGGTGATGACAGCAATGCAGGCGAACATACCAAACTAATGCGTGAAGCATTTAAGGTTGTTAAGAAAAAACAAACTACCCGTTACAAAAAATATTTAATAATAGTAGGTGTTATTGCTGTACTGTTCGGGGCTTATGCAATTTATCAGCAGCTAAAAGAGAATAAACAGAAAGATCTTGCAGAGAATATTTTTTATGATATGAAAACTCTCGACCTGGAGATTTCTGTTCTGAAAGAAAAACTTGCAAGCACCGGCGACCCGGAAATAATTAAAGCACTTGAAAAGTTTGATGAACGCCGTCAGCAGTTAAGAAAAAATTATGAACAGTTAGTGGCTGACCTTGGAATCTATAATCTTTCAGAAGACGAAAAAATAATTGTTCACATAGCAAGGTTATTCGGTGAATGTGAATTAACAATCCCGAAAGCATTCATCGATGAAGTAAAAATTTATATCAATAAATGGAAACAAAGTAAACGGCTTATTAACGCACTTACCCGGGCTAAAGAAAACGGTTATGTTCCCGTGGTTGTCAGTTACTTTGCACGTGAACAACTTCCACCTCAATTCTTTTTTCTTGCTTTGCAGGAAAGTGATTTCAGAGAACAGATAGTAGGACCATCAACAAGATACGGATACGCTAAAGGAATATGGCAGTTTATTCCGCAGACTGCACAGAGATATGGATTGAAGATAGGACCTTTATCACATCAGCAGGTTTATGACCCCGGCGATGAAAGATTTAATTTTCCAAAAGCTACAAGTGCCGCAGCTCAGTACATAAAGTATATTTATAACACAGATGCTCAGGCTTCCGGATTGCTTGTAATGGCATCATACAATTGGGGTGAAAGGAATATTATTAACCTCATCCGTACTATGCCTGAAAATCCACGCGACAGAAATTTCTGGAACTTATTGATCAAGTACAGAGAAAAAATTCCTGATGAAACTTACAACTACGTCTTCTATATATTTTCTGCTGCTGTGATTTGTGAAAACCCGAAAATTTTTGGTTTCGATTTTGAAAATCCTTTAAAAGAAGCTCTACAGATTTTAGACAAATAA
- a CDS encoding DcrB-related protein, which translates to MKIPDYYRQFQNQPEQKKEEEKKPESKQTPPAVEAKKEQPKPQPKPEDKTVVFQGNGFTINQLQDWEDKTIYTLTGPVTDGIKHNVILTVEQDVPFDTLKEYADYQIKTLEQELKGCSLLKQGDTKLFDGTEAYEAIFKWYPLNDFKIYQHQIYVLHEKTGFKLTASFTKKTRQTIGPQVERMMLSFKPAPAK; encoded by the coding sequence ATGAAAATCCCCGATTATTATCGCCAGTTCCAAAATCAGCCTGAACAAAAAAAGGAAGAGGAGAAAAAACCTGAATCGAAACAAACTCCTCCTGCTGTAGAGGCTAAAAAGGAACAACCTAAACCGCAGCCTAAACCGGAAGATAAAACTGTTGTATTCCAGGGTAACGGTTTTACAATTAATCAGCTCCAGGACTGGGAAGACAAAACAATCTATACTCTTACAGGACCTGTTACAGACGGCATCAAACATAATGTTATTCTAACGGTTGAACAGGATGTTCCGTTTGATACCCTAAAAGAATATGCGGATTACCAGATAAAAACTCTTGAGCAGGAATTAAAAGGTTGTTCCCTGCTTAAACAAGGTGATACAAAATTATTTGACGGTACTGAAGCCTACGAAGCAATTTTCAAATGGTATCCGCTTAATGATTTTAAAATATACCAGCATCAGATATATGTGCTGCATGAAAAAACAGGTTTTAAATTAACCGCTTCATTTACTAAAAAAACGAGACAAACAATCGGACCGCAGGTAGAGCGAATGATGTTATCATTCAAACCGGCTCCGGCAAAATGA
- a CDS encoding peptidoglycan-binding protein produces the protein MSKVSGDSDKVKEEKLTSAIEQVLWSKAKGAPGGKVALDIFTQLVGNNTEASIQLSDKSGKSFETIKKKLFGNKYRVELTIPEKAKDELYAEVKISKLSLTKKSAALNLLPQIEIKNLKWDKDEVHRGDILKITADISGAYDGAEAEVQIWEFDSDQAHDLVTSIPVNVKNKKIETEWEFQYVDDTDDIATDEENENGYSWPEYFFRIVVGGKSEDSKVIKFKDWVEIEWRYPNGEPAANKNFKMYLADGSEVSGTFDDDGKYRLEYSSPGPVRVSLEEEDENEDSDNEEEKQTIKINLKDAENNSYSNKKFEIRYGLDTVGGNTSGDGLIEAEIPADITEADLLVWLKDGEEKATYKTTLRFESIEPETDTKGIQTRLQSLGFYNGEIDGALNPMLRDAIKNFQKQNNLPVNGDLSSDLADKVNKKFKTLNTKK, from the coding sequence CAAAGTCGCTCTTGATATATTCACCCAGCTGGTCGGCAACAATACAGAAGCGTCTATTCAATTATCGGATAAATCCGGTAAATCTTTTGAAACGATAAAGAAAAAATTATTCGGCAATAAGTATCGTGTTGAATTAACTATCCCGGAAAAAGCAAAAGATGAACTCTATGCTGAAGTTAAAATTTCAAAACTTAGTCTGACAAAAAAATCAGCAGCATTAAATCTTCTACCGCAGATTGAAATAAAAAATCTTAAATGGGATAAAGATGAAGTACACAGGGGTGATATTTTAAAAATCACAGCGGATATTTCCGGTGCTTATGATGGCGCTGAGGCTGAGGTTCAGATTTGGGAATTTGATTCTGATCAGGCACATGATCTTGTTACTTCAATTCCAGTCAATGTTAAGAACAAAAAAATCGAGACTGAGTGGGAATTCCAGTATGTAGATGATACCGACGACATTGCCACAGATGAAGAAAATGAAAATGGCTATAGCTGGCCCGAATATTTTTTTCGAATCGTTGTTGGTGGTAAATCAGAAGATTCAAAAGTGATAAAGTTCAAAGACTGGGTTGAGATAGAATGGCGTTACCCTAACGGTGAACCAGCCGCGAATAAAAATTTTAAAATGTACCTGGCTGATGGTTCTGAAGTCAGCGGAACATTTGACGATGACGGTAAATACAGGCTCGAATATTCATCACCCGGTCCTGTACGTGTGTCACTTGAAGAGGAAGATGAGAATGAGGATTCTGATAACGAAGAGGAAAAGCAAACGATAAAAATTAATCTGAAGGATGCGGAGAATAATTCTTATTCAAACAAAAAATTTGAAATAAGATACGGACTTGATACAGTCGGCGGAAATACATCCGGTGACGGTTTGATTGAAGCCGAAATACCGGCTGACATTACTGAAGCAGATTTGCTTGTGTGGCTGAAAGACGGCGAGGAGAAAGCAACTTACAAAACCACATTACGGTTTGAATCAATTGAGCCGGAGACAGACACAAAAGGAATTCAAACAAGACTTCAAAGTCTTGGATTTTACAACGGTGAAATCGACGGTGCATTAAATCCGATGTTGAGAGATGCCATCAAGAATTTTCAAAAACAAAATAATCTCCCTGTTAATGGAGATCTTTCATCCGATCTTGCTGACAAAGTAAATAAAAAGTTTAAAACACTTAATACCAAAAAATAA